A section of the Flavobacteriales bacterium genome encodes:
- a CDS encoding four helix bundle protein, whose product MTATFEESKAWQRAGELLALLETHFGDSKRFWFKDQLLRASLSIMNNIAEGHGRPTKADRNRYLVIAKGSCNEVRSMLHHARRMEYMTKADVERAFGLCQEIGRLLYAYMTPATRRFGHLPGFGGLLVVASWIEVMLAPSSFGG is encoded by the coding sequence ATGACAGCGACGTTCGAAGAATCGAAGGCCTGGCAGCGTGCCGGAGAATTGTTGGCGCTGCTGGAAACACATTTCGGAGACAGCAAGCGGTTCTGGTTCAAGGACCAGTTGCTGCGAGCCTCATTGTCCATCATGAACAACATCGCTGAAGGCCATGGGCGGCCCACAAAAGCGGATCGCAACAGGTATCTGGTCATCGCCAAGGGCTCGTGCAACGAGGTGCGATCCATGCTCCACCATGCCCGGCGGATGGAGTACATGACCAAGGCGGATGTGGAAAGGGCCTTCGGGCTTTGTCAGGAGATCGGCCGGTTGTTGTACGCGTACATGACCCCGGCTACCCGTCGGTTCGGACACCTCCCTGGCTTCGGCGGACTCCTGGTCGTCGCTAGTTGGATCGAGGTGATGCTCGCGCCATCCTCCTTTGGTGGTTGA
- the ruvX gene encoding Holliday junction resolvase RuvX, which translates to MGRVMAIDPGAKRCGIAVTDPVRIIASALDTVDTAELPAFLRRYLAKEPVDGFVVGVPRGLGGSATDGTAPAIAVVEALRKAYPHCFVEEVDERFTSVLAERTLLASGKGRMARRDKGQLDRISATILLQDWLSRNPGR; encoded by the coding sequence GTGGGACGTGTGATGGCCATCGATCCAGGAGCGAAGCGTTGCGGGATCGCCGTCACCGATCCGGTGCGCATCATCGCCAGCGCGTTGGACACCGTGGACACGGCCGAACTGCCGGCTTTCCTGCGACGCTACCTCGCGAAGGAACCGGTGGACGGCTTCGTGGTGGGGGTGCCGCGCGGGTTGGGCGGCAGCGCCACCGACGGCACCGCTCCTGCGATCGCTGTGGTGGAGGCGTTGCGCAAGGCCTACCCGCATTGCTTCGTCGAGGAGGTGGACGAGCGATTTACGAGCGTGCTGGCCGAGCGCACCCTGCTGGCCAGCGGGAAAGGCCGGATGGCCCGGCGCGACAAGGGGCAGCTGGACCGGATCAGCGCCACCATCCTGCTGCAGGATTGGCTGAGCCGGAACCCCGGACGCTGA
- a CDS encoding tetratricopeptide repeat protein, with translation MRTLLLPGLLALLITACGGGASDAPATDAPAQLPAPEMGARIRTMEDTLFAKTVFDRRGAQALLDVYKAYAKAFPTDSMAPEYLFRAAGMSKGLGQPQDAVQLYDRIIKEYPKWARLADTYYLRAFTIDADLKEKGRAKTAYEEVINRFPDHRFAQDAKAMIQNLQYTDEELIERFRRMNDSIDAAAGKAS, from the coding sequence ATGAGGACCCTGTTGCTCCCCGGCCTGCTGGCCCTGCTGATCACCGCCTGCGGCGGCGGTGCGTCCGACGCACCCGCCACCGACGCCCCCGCGCAGTTGCCCGCCCCCGAGATGGGCGCGCGGATCCGGACCATGGAGGACACGCTCTTCGCGAAGACCGTGTTCGACCGGCGGGGTGCGCAGGCGCTGCTCGACGTGTACAAGGCCTACGCGAAGGCCTTCCCCACGGACAGCATGGCCCCCGAGTACCTGTTCCGCGCCGCGGGCATGAGCAAGGGCCTGGGCCAGCCGCAGGACGCCGTGCAGCTCTACGACCGCATCATCAAGGAGTATCCGAAGTGGGCCCGTCTGGCCGACACCTACTACCTGCGGGCCTTCACCATCGACGCCGACCTGAAGGAGAAGGGCCGGGCCAAGACGGCCTATGAGGAGGTGATCAACCGCTTCCCGGACCATCGCTTCGCCCAGGACGCGAAAGCGATGATCCAGAACCTGCAGTACACGGACGAGGAGCTGATCGAGCGATTCCGCCGCATGAACGACAGCATCGACGCGGCGGCGGGCAAGGCCTCCTAG
- a CDS encoding BatA and WFA domain-containing protein has product MTFLNPSFLWALTALAIPVLIHLFQLRRFKRIDFTHVRLLEEVTRRTRSMKKVRHWVVLAVRCAALAALVLAFAQPVLRGSGTGAVAGRQAVSVFVDDSYSMDGQNAGGRLLDQARKAASEIIGAQAATDRFQVLTNRYEARQQVLVGRDDALEAVSRVEAGPFARPLSQVLARQREALVRGDEQGRRRILLTDLQRHAVDLDEWTNDTLMPVLIVPFQPGEAADLSIDSAWFEGPVRRAGRPEVLHLRITNHGTADLTDIPVRLTVDGTVRALGTFAVRATSAVDTVLRFTQLGAGPHWGELGIQDPPIVFDDVLPIAWTVVDRIRVLLIGGALPDGDKALQAVFRSDSSYVVTAVDLRAVEPAQVEEADLVVLNGTASIPGGLAQQLRERVAAGASVALFPPAEPPLADHNALLTALGAGSFGARDTTALAVDRIDLDLPFYREVFTHLPRNVDLPAVRLRYALRTPPGTTALLRTVDGQPYLALSSSGDGRVLVGASPLTDAGGGLIRHALFVTTLLRMAETSRGSGPLYQVLGTEQQVPLPGVPPAGEAGFTLWGPEGRSWVAETRRGTRGTELMLGGDDLQAGPYAVTQGTDTVAMLALVNDRSEASRDLMPVEELREQLAQRGLTAYRVLDAPQVGTVLSLNEVDGGTKLWPWFIALVLLLLAVETILIRTNP; this is encoded by the coding sequence ATGACCTTCCTGAACCCTTCCTTCCTGTGGGCGCTCACCGCCCTGGCCATCCCGGTCCTCATCCACCTGTTCCAACTGCGGCGCTTCAAGCGCATCGACTTCACGCACGTCCGGTTGCTGGAGGAGGTCACCCGTCGCACCCGGAGCATGAAGAAGGTGCGTCACTGGGTCGTGCTCGCGGTGCGGTGCGCCGCCCTCGCCGCCCTGGTCCTGGCCTTCGCCCAGCCGGTGCTCCGCGGGTCGGGCACCGGCGCCGTGGCGGGCCGCCAGGCCGTGAGCGTGTTCGTGGACGACAGCTACAGCATGGACGGCCAGAACGCCGGCGGCCGCCTGCTCGACCAGGCCCGCAAGGCCGCCAGCGAGATCATCGGCGCCCAGGCCGCCACGGACCGGTTCCAGGTGCTCACCAACCGGTACGAAGCGCGGCAGCAGGTGCTGGTGGGCCGCGATGATGCCCTGGAGGCCGTGTCGCGCGTGGAGGCCGGACCCTTCGCCCGGCCCCTGTCCCAGGTGCTCGCCCGCCAGCGCGAGGCCTTGGTGCGGGGCGATGAGCAGGGGCGCCGCAGGATCCTCCTCACCGACCTGCAACGCCATGCGGTGGACCTGGATGAATGGACGAACGACACCCTGATGCCCGTGCTCATCGTGCCCTTCCAACCCGGCGAAGCGGCCGACCTCAGCATCGATTCGGCGTGGTTCGAGGGCCCGGTGCGCCGCGCCGGCCGGCCCGAAGTGTTGCATCTCCGCATCACGAACCACGGCACGGCCGACCTCACCGACATCCCGGTGCGCCTGACCGTGGACGGCACCGTGCGGGCCCTCGGCACCTTCGCCGTCCGTGCGACCTCCGCCGTGGACACCGTGCTCCGCTTCACGCAACTGGGCGCCGGACCGCACTGGGGGGAGCTCGGCATCCAGGACCCGCCCATCGTGTTCGACGATGTGCTGCCCATCGCCTGGACGGTGGTGGACCGCATCCGCGTGCTGCTCATCGGCGGCGCGCTGCCCGACGGCGACAAAGCCCTGCAGGCCGTGTTCCGCAGCGACAGCAGCTACGTGGTCACCGCCGTCGACCTGCGCGCGGTGGAACCGGCCCAGGTGGAGGAGGCCGACCTGGTGGTGCTGAACGGCACCGCCTCCATCCCTGGAGGATTGGCCCAGCAACTGCGCGAGCGCGTGGCCGCCGGGGCTTCCGTGGCCTTGTTCCCGCCCGCGGAGCCGCCGTTGGCGGATCACAACGCCCTGCTCACCGCGCTGGGCGCCGGATCCTTCGGCGCCCGTGACACCACCGCGCTCGCGGTGGACCGCATCGACCTCGACCTGCCCTTCTATCGCGAAGTGTTCACCCACCTGCCGCGCAACGTGGACCTGCCTGCGGTGCGCCTTCGGTATGCCTTGCGCACCCCCCCGGGCACCACCGCCCTTCTTCGCACGGTGGACGGACAGCCGTACCTGGCCCTTTCCTCCTCGGGCGACGGCCGCGTGCTGGTGGGTGCCTCACCCCTCACCGACGCCGGTGGGGGGCTCATCCGCCATGCCTTGTTCGTCACCACCTTGTTGCGCATGGCCGAGACCAGCCGCGGTTCGGGCCCGCTGTACCAGGTGCTGGGGACCGAACAACAGGTTCCGTTGCCGGGCGTGCCGCCCGCCGGCGAGGCCGGGTTCACCCTCTGGGGGCCCGAAGGGCGTTCGTGGGTGGCGGAGACACGCCGCGGTACCAGGGGCACCGAACTGATGCTCGGGGGCGACGACCTGCAGGCCGGGCCGTACGCGGTGACACAAGGCACGGACACCGTGGCCATGCTCGCCCTGGTGAACGACCGGTCAGAGGCCTCGCGTGACCTGATGCCCGTGGAGGAGCTGCGCGAGCAGCTGGCCCAGCGCGGGCTCACCGCGTACCGCGTGCTGGACGCCCCGCAAGTGGGCACCGTGCTAAGTTTGAACGAGGTGGACGGAGGCACCAAGCTGTGGCCGTGGTTCATCGCACTGGTCCTGCTCCTCCTCGCCGTGGAGACCATCCTGATCCGAACGAACCCATGA
- a CDS encoding dihydroorotase, whose translation MSRLLLRQVHVIDPGGPAHGQDVDVLVEDGRVTRIGQRLAKGDAQELRRPGMHASPGWIDLRAHFREPGDEPKEGVLNGLEAAAAGGFTAVAVLPSTRPVIDDSSRVEHLLRKAEGHLVRLMPLGALSKGLLGQQLAELYDMHRAGAVAFTDDQEPLRNPRLLLLALQYARVFGGTVITFPQDPDLLGQGQMHEGPLSARLGMRGVPPLAEQVRLSRDIAVLEYAGSRLHATTVSTSEGVALVRAAKAKGLAITASVAAHHLLLDDGCLRGFDTVYKVMPPLRDAATIEALREGVKDGTIDTIVSDHRPEDIEHKKVEFGQAAFGMGGIETAFAVANTALKGHMSLRRIIERFTHGPRKALGLPVQHVAEGTAADLTLFDPELSWTYEKAGAVSRADNSPFFGQQLTGRPLGIVRGGRHRWSPVLQEAAV comes from the coding sequence ATGAGCCGACTGCTGCTTCGCCAGGTGCACGTCATCGATCCCGGAGGGCCCGCCCATGGGCAGGATGTGGATGTGCTCGTGGAGGACGGCCGCGTGACCCGCATCGGGCAGCGCTTGGCGAAGGGCGATGCGCAGGAGCTGCGGCGACCCGGCATGCACGCCTCACCCGGATGGATCGACCTGCGGGCCCACTTCCGTGAGCCCGGTGACGAGCCCAAGGAGGGTGTGCTCAACGGACTGGAGGCCGCTGCCGCCGGAGGATTCACCGCCGTCGCGGTGCTGCCCAGCACGCGGCCGGTGATCGACGACAGCAGCCGGGTGGAACACCTGCTGCGCAAGGCCGAGGGCCACCTCGTGCGCCTGATGCCGCTGGGTGCGCTGAGCAAAGGCCTGCTGGGCCAGCAGCTCGCCGAGCTCTACGACATGCACCGGGCCGGCGCGGTGGCCTTCACCGACGACCAGGAGCCGCTGCGCAACCCGAGGCTGCTCCTCCTGGCCCTGCAATACGCCCGTGTCTTCGGCGGCACGGTGATCACCTTTCCGCAGGACCCCGACCTGCTGGGCCAGGGGCAGATGCACGAGGGGCCGTTGAGCGCACGGCTGGGCATGCGCGGCGTGCCTCCGCTGGCCGAACAGGTGCGCCTTTCGCGCGACATCGCCGTGCTGGAGTACGCCGGCTCACGCCTGCATGCCACCACCGTCAGCACGTCCGAAGGCGTGGCCCTGGTGCGGGCGGCCAAGGCGAAAGGGCTGGCGATCACTGCCTCGGTGGCGGCGCACCACCTGCTGCTGGACGATGGCTGCCTGCGCGGCTTCGACACCGTGTACAAGGTGATGCCGCCCCTGCGCGATGCCGCCACCATCGAGGCCCTGCGCGAAGGCGTGAAGGACGGCACCATCGACACGATCGTGAGCGACCACCGTCCGGAGGACATCGAGCACAAGAAGGTGGAGTTCGGACAGGCCGCGTTCGGCATGGGCGGCATCGAGACCGCCTTCGCGGTGGCCAACACCGCCCTGAAGGGCCACATGAGCCTGCGGCGCATCATCGAGCGCTTCACCCACGGCCCGCGCAAGGCGCTCGGGCTGCCGGTGCAGCACGTGGCGGAAGGCACGGCGGCCGACCTCACGCTCTTCGATCCGGAACTGAGCTGGACCTACGAGAAGGCCGGCGCGGTGAGCCGGGCGGACAACTCGCCCTTCTTCGGTCAGCAGCTCACCGGAAGGCCGCTCGGCATCGTGCGGGGCGGGCGGCACCGCTGGAGCCCCGTGCTTCAGGAGGCCGCCGTCTAG
- a CDS encoding peptide deformylase has translation MILPIRAYGDPVLKKVAQDIEPGHPGLEQLIADMFETMYAANGVGLAAPQVGHSIRLFIVDASPFAEDEEGTPDPEHAHLIGFKKVFINPYIVEEDGEEWPFEEGCLSIPGIREEVSRQPRIVLQYQDEAFKDHEETFEGFAARVIQHEHDHLDGILFTDHLAPLRRKLLQGRLRDISRGRTDAKYKMRFPPLKTTR, from the coding sequence ATGATCCTTCCCATCCGCGCCTACGGCGACCCCGTCCTGAAGAAGGTGGCCCAGGACATCGAGCCCGGGCATCCCGGCCTTGAGCAGCTGATCGCGGACATGTTCGAGACCATGTACGCGGCCAACGGCGTGGGCCTGGCCGCTCCGCAGGTGGGCCACAGCATCCGCTTGTTCATCGTGGATGCCTCCCCCTTCGCGGAGGACGAGGAGGGCACGCCCGATCCCGAGCACGCACACCTGATCGGCTTCAAGAAGGTGTTCATCAACCCGTACATCGTGGAGGAGGACGGGGAGGAGTGGCCCTTCGAGGAGGGCTGCCTCAGCATCCCCGGCATCCGCGAGGAGGTGTCGCGCCAGCCGCGGATCGTGCTGCAGTATCAGGACGAGGCCTTCAAGGACCACGAGGAGACCTTCGAAGGCTTCGCGGCCCGGGTGATCCAGCACGAGCACGACCACCTGGACGGCATCCTGTTCACCGACCACCTGGCCCCGCTGCGGCGCAAGCTGCTGCAGGGCAGGCTGCGCGACATCTCGCGCGGGCGCACCGATGCCAAGTACAAGATGCGCTTCCCCCCCTTGAAGACCACCCGATGA